The genomic region GTGCGTCGGAGCGGTGGCCGTACCAGACCATGCAGAGGGCGCTGACCGCGTAGGGGATCGCGACCACCCAGCCGGTCAGGGCGTTGGAAAGGCCGAAGGTCTTGATGATCTGGGGCAGCCAGAAGCCGACGCCGTAGAGCCCGGCGACCGCGCCGAAATAGACCAGCGCGAGCGCCCATACGCGGATATGCGTCATGGCTTCCCGCACCGAGAGATCGTGCACCGCCTCGCGCTGGCGCCGTTCCGCCTCCAGTCGCGTGGCCAGCCAGGCGCGTTCGTCCGGGGCGAGCCAGGCGGCATCGGCCGGCCGGTCGGTGAGGTAAAAATAGGTGACCACTGCCAGGATCACCGCCGGGGCCGCCTCGATCAGGAACAGCCATTGCCACCCTGCCAGCCCGGCGAGGCCGTGCAGGCCAAGGATCATCCCCGAGACCGGCGAGCCGATGGCCGATGAGATCGGGATCGCCGCCATGAACATGCCGATGATCCGCGCCCGGTACAGCGAGGGGAACCAGAGGGTGAGATAGAAGATGATGCCGGGGAAGAACCCCGCCTCGGCGGCGCCGAGCAGGATGCGCAGCAGGTAGAAGGCATATTCGTTGCCCAGCCCGGTGGCCGCGCCGATCTGCGGGATGAAGGCCATCATCCCGGAGAGGATGCCCCAGCTCACCATGATCCGGGCGATCCACCGGCGGGCCCCGAACCGGTCGAGGAACAGGTTGGAGGGCACCTCGAACAGGAAATAGGCCAGGAAGAACACGCCCGAGCCGAAGCCGAACATCGTCGCGGTCAGGCCGAGCTCCTGGTTCATGGTCAGCGCGGCGAAACCGACGTTCACCCGGTCGAGATAGGCGACGAAGTAGCAGAGCATCAGGAACGGGATCAGGCGCAGCGAGACCTTGCGGATCGTGCGTGCCTCGATGGGGGGCATGGGGACGCTCCTCTGGCGGCTTTTGGGCATTGCCCGCGAACCTGGATGGCGATGCCGCGTTGGCCGCAGTCTGCCACAACCGGAGAATCAAGACGCATGCGTCGCACTACGCTGACCGCCCTGACGGCCGTCCTGCTGGTCACTTTGATGCTGCCGCTGGCCGCCTGCCAGAGCGAAGGCCCGGCCGAACGGACCGGCAAGAGCCTCGACCAAGCCGGGCAGAACCTGCGTGACACGGTCGATCCGCCCTCCGGCCCCGCCGAGGCCGCAGGTCGGAAGCTCGACCGGACGTTCCAGTAACCGGGGCGGCGCCGGAAGCGCCGCTCAGGTTTCCGCGTAGGGGTTCTGGGTGCCGCGGAACTGCAGCCGGATTGGCGTTCCCGGCAGCTCGAAGCTCTCGCGCAGGCCGTTCACCAGGTAGCGCTGGTAGGCGTCCGGCGTCTGCTCGGCGCGGGTGCCGAACACCACGAAGGTGGGCGGGCGCGCCTTGGCCTGGGTGATGTAGCGCAGCTTCAGCCGCCGGCCGTCCACCAGCGGCGGCTGGTGGCGCTCCAGCGCCGCCTCGAACCAGCGGTTCAGGGCGCCGGTCGCGACACGCATGTTCCACACCGCATGCGCCTGCCGCACCGCCGGCAGCAGCTTGTCCACGCCGTGGCCGGTGAGCGCCGACATCGTCACCACCGGCAGCCCCTTCAACTGGGCGAGGCTGGTTTCCAGCCGGTCCGCCACCGCCTTGCGCGCGGCGGCGCGATCGGGGACGACGTCCCATTTGTTCAGCACCAGCACGCAGGCGCGGCCCTCGCGCTCGATCAGCCGGGCGATCTGCAGGTCCTGTTCGTGCAGGCCCTCGGTGCCGTCCACCGCCAGCACCACCACCTCGGCCATCTTCAGCGCCTCGATGGCGGCGGAGACCGACATCTTCTCCAGCGCCTGCTCGATGCGGGCGCGGCGGCGCAGCCCGGCGGTGTCGACCACCTCGACCACCTGGCCCTGCTCGTCGGTGATCAGCACGGCCACCGCGTCGCGGGTCAGCCCCGGCTCCGGGCCGGTGATCATGCGTTCCTCGCCGACCAACTGGTTCAGCAGGGTCGACTTGCCGGCATTGGGCCGGCCGACGATGGCGAGCTTCAGCGGGCGGTCGGCGTCGCCCTCGGCCGCGTCCTCGGCCGGCAGGCGGTCGGCGATCTCGCGCATCAGGTCGGCGAGGCCCTCGCCGTGCTCGGCCGAGACGGCGACCGGATCGCCGAGCCCGAGCGCGTAGGCTTCCAGCGCGGCATTGGCGCCGGCGCGGCCCTCGGCCTTGTTGACCACCAGCAGCACCGGCCGACCCTGCCGGCGCAGCCAGTCGGCGAAATGCGCGTCGGGAGGGGTGATGCCGGCGCGCGCGTCCACCACGAACAGCACCAGGTCCGCCCCGGAAACCGCGGTCGCGGAGGAGGCGCGCATCCGCCCGTACAGTGTCTCGGGCGCCGATTCCTCCAGGCCCGCGGTATCGACCAGGCGCACCCGCCGGCCGCGCAGCGTCGCCTCGGCCTCCTTGCGGTCGCGGGTCACGCCAGGGGTGTCGGCCACCAGCGCCGCGCGGCGCCCGGCCAGACGGTTGAACAGGGTGGACTTGCCGACATTCGGCCGTCCGGCGATCACCACGATGGGGAGCATAAGCCTCTTACCGCAGCGCGACGAGCGTCGCGTCCTGCGTTACCAAATACACCATGCCGCCGGCCACTGCCGGCGACACCGAAAGTGGCCCGGGCAATTCCTGGCGACCCAGCACCTCGCCGGTGATGGGATTGATCATCGCCAGGGTGCCGTCGCTGCCGCCGAGCAGCAGCCGGCCGCCGGCCAGCACCGGGCCGATCCAGCGGATCGGGTCCTCCTGTTTCTTTTCGTCCTCAAATCGGGGAAGCTGGGTGACCCAGGCGACGCGCCCTTCGCTGCGGGAGATCGCGGCGAGCTGGCCCTCGGTCCCCAGCAGGAACAGCCACTCGCCGGCCACCCAGAGCGTGTCGCCGGTGGCCACGTCGCGTTCCCACAGCCGCCGGCCGGTGCGCGGGTCGAGCGAGATGGTCAGCCCGCCGAGGCTGCCGGCATAGACCCGCCCGTCCGCCAGGGCCGGCAGGCCCCGGATCGCCGAGAGGTCGAGCATGCTGTTGCGCCCGCGCGCCGAGGCGAGGCTGTCGCTCCAGGCGACGGTGCCGGAGGTGGCGCGCAGCCCGACCAACTCGCCCGAGCCGAACCCGGCCACCACCACCCCGTCGGCATAGGCCGGGGCGGGCAGGCCGAGCACGCTGGTTTCCGGGGTGCGGGCCTGGTACGACCAGAGCTTGCGCCCGTCATCGGTGGCGAGCGCCAGCAGCTCGTCGTTCATGATGGCGACGAACAGGCGGCCCTCGGCGATGGTGGGGGCCGAGCGGACCGGGCGGTCGGTGGGCTTGCGCCAGCGGATCTTGCCGGTGGCGGCCTCGATGGCGAGGACCTCGGCGCGGCCCGTGCCGGCGTACAGCGTATCCCCATCCACGCCGATGCCGCCGCCGATATTGGTGCTGCGGTCCTCCGCGGGCTGGGTTTCCAGCCGCCAGAGCTGGCGGCCGGAGCCGGCGTCGTAGGCCGTCACCACGGCGTCGCTGTCCATGGTGAACACCCGGCCGGCTGCGATGACCGGCTGGGCGGTGATCTTGCGGCGGTAGCCGCCGCCCTCGCCGATGCCGGCGCGCCAGGCGGTGGCCAGCCGCTCGCCGGCCTGCAGGTGGCCCATGGCATGGGCGGGGGTGCCGCCGGCCTGTGGCCAGTCGGCATTGGCGAGCGGGGGCGGCAGCGTCACCTGGCCGGCGCGGGGATCGATCTCCAGGCCGCGGCGCGGGTTCATCACCGAGATGCGCTCGCCGGGCAGCTTCGGCTTGGTATCGCTGAAGAGGTCGTCGAACATGCTGCATCCGCCCAGCAATCCGACGGACATCAGCAGGGCGGCGCGGCGCGGGAGGCGCGCAGCGCCGGTGGGTCGGTCAGCCATGGTTCGCCTCATTCACCCAGCCGCGCCAGCAACCCGTTGGCCCGGCCGCGCACGCCGTCCGGCGCCGTCACGTCCTGGGCAAGCCGCTTGAGCGTGTCGCGGGCCGCGTCCTTGTTGCCCTGCCGGATGTCGAGCAGCGCCTGGACTTCTTCCGCGAGCGCGTGCCAGGGATTGTCGGGGGAAGCGAGGGGCTTCAGCCGGGCGGCCAGCGCGGCCGGATCGCCGGCGTCGATCTGGTGCAGCACCGATTGCAGCACGGCGAGGTCGCGCAGCAGCTTCTCGGCCCCCGAATCGTCGGCGACCTGGCGCCACAGATCCTCGGCGCCGGCGAGGTCGCCGGTATCGGCCTTCAGCGCCGCCTCGCGCAGCCGGGCGAGGGTGCGGTAGCCGGTGCCGCCATCGCGCACCACCTCGGCGAAATCGACCAGGGCCTGCTTGCGGGCCTCGCCCGGCGGGCCACCGGCGGCGTCGATGCCCCTGAGGAAGATGGTGGCGATGCGATCGGTTTCCCTGGCCTGATACCATTTCCAGGCCTGCCAGCCGCCCGCGCCCGCCACGACCAGGACGACGGCCACCACCAGCAACCCGCCATAGCGCTGCAGCAACCTGCGGGCGCGCTCGGCGCGGAGGTCCTCGTTCACTTCGTCGAAGATATCGGGCACGGCCGTTCCTCAAGCATCCGGGGCGGCGGACCATAGCGGCGCGACCTCGCCGGGGCAAACGGGGCGAACAAGGAAACGTTCATCTCTGTCGTGCAGGATCACGCCATGCGCGTGTTGCCGCCCTTGCCGCTTTCCGCCCTGCCCCTGCTGGCCCTGGCCCCGCTGGTCCTGGTCGGTTGCGGCGTTCCCTGGACCGAGCCCGCCGGGGCCTTCGTCGCCGCCGATGCGGCGACTATCCCGGTGCTGGGGCGGTCGATCGGCGACACCGTGGTGTCCGGCGTCAGTGGCCGGGACTGCTCGGTGGTGCGGCTGGACCAGGGGTTGAGCTATTGCCGCCCGCCCGAGCCGCCGCCGGATGTCCCGACCTTCTGCACCCGCAGCCTCGGCGTGGTGGATTGCTGGCGGAACCCGGAGGCGTTCGGCGGCCCGCCGCTGCGTGGGGTCGCCGACGGTCCGACCCGGCTCACGCCGGAGCAAGAAGCCCACCGCACACGGCGCTGGCCGGGGATCTGATTATCCGGCGAATCTCACCAGCCGGCCGCGCGGGGCGCCGAGCACCTCGTCCTCGCGCATCACCGGCATGCCGCGGATGATGGTGGCGACCGGCCAGCCCGTCACCTGCATGCCCGCGAAGGGTGTCCAGCCGCAGGGGCTGGCGATCCAGCTTTCCTCGATCCGCCGGGTCCGGCGCATGTCCACCAGGGTGAAATCGGCGTCGTAGCCGGCGGCCAGACGCCCCTTGCCGACGATGCCGTACACGCGTGCCGGCCCCGCGCACATCAGGTCCACCAGCCGCGGCAGCGACAGCCGCCCGGCATTGACGTGGTCCAGCATCACCGGCACCAGGGTCTGCACCCCGGTCAGGCCGGAATGGCATTCCGGCCAGGGCCGTTCCTTCGCCGCGCGCGGGTGCGGGGCGTGGTCGGAGCCGATGCAATCCACCGTGCCGTCGCGCAAGGCCGCCCAGGCGGCGGCGCGGTGGCGCTCGCCGCGGATCGGCGGGTTCATCACGCCATAGCCGCCGAGCCGCTCGTAGCAATCCGGGGCCACCTGCGTCAGGTGGTTCACCAGCACCTCGCAGGTGGCGACGTCACGGAAATCCTTGAGGTATTCCAGTTCCTGCGCGGTGGAGACGTGCAGGATATGCGCCGCCCGCCCGGTGCGCCGGGCCAGTGCCATCAGCCGCCGCGTGCCCAGGAAGGCGCATTCCTCGTCGCGCCATTCCATGTGAAAGGCATAGGGATCGCCGGATTTGAACTGCGGCTTGCGGGTCTGCAGCCGGGCCTCGTCCTCGCTGTGATAGGCGATGCGGCGGCGGCCGCTGCGCATGACCCGCTCGATGCCGGCGTCGTCGTCGACCAGCAGGTCGCCGGTGGAGGATCCGGCGAACACCTTCACCGCGCAGACGCCGCGACCGGTTTCCAGCTCGGCCAGGGCGGGGACGTTCGTCTTGGTGGCGCCGACATAGAAGCCGATGTCGCACCAGGCGACGCGCTCGGCGTAATCCTGCTTGACCGCGAGCGTGGTGGCGTCGACCAGCGCCGGCCTGGTGTTCGGCATGTCGAACACCGCCACCACCCCGCCAAGCACCGCGGCCTTCGTGCCGGTGGGCATGCTCTCGACGGCGGCGTTGGCCGCGTCGCCGGCGTCGCGCAGATGCACATGCGGGTCGATCAGCCCCGGCAGCACGTGCAGCCCGGTGGCGTCGATGGTCTCGGCGGCGGTGGCGTCCGTGCCGATGCCCAGGCCGGCGATGCGCCCGTCGCGGACGCCGACATCGGTCTGTTCCATGCCCCAGGGCAGCACGCAGGTGCCGCCGCGGATGATCAGGTCGTAATGCGCGGACATGGGGGCGGGGGCTCCTGCTGACGGTTCGGTTAATAGTGGTACCGGCACTGGACGATTTCGATGCGCTGTTCGGCGCCGGCCCCGGCAACGCGGTAGACGAGCCGATGCTCGCCGGTGATGCGGCGGGACCACCACCCCGATAGCGCGGCTTTCAGCGGTTCCGGTTTGCCGAGGCCGGTGAAAGGCCGCCGCCTTGTGTCCTCGATAAGGGCGTTGATCTTGTCGAGCACGGTCCGGTCGTGCTGGCACCAGTGCTGGTAATCCTCCCAGCCTTCCTCACTGAAATGGACCTTCAATCCCGTGGTCCGGTGGCGGGGATGATGTCCCGCTCCCGGGCGCCCCCGGCCTCGACGGAAGCGATGGACCGCAGCAGCCGCTGGGCATTGGCGGGGCTGCGGAGCAGGTGGACCGTCTCCATCCACCCCTCGAACTCTTCTTCCGACAGCAGCACCACGTTGCCCTTGCCGCCCTGCCGGGTGATCGTGATGGGCACGCGGCTTTCGATTGCCTCGTCCATGTAGCGGGACAGGTTCTGCCTCAGCTCGGTATAGGGCACATGGGGCATCTGCGTGTCTCCTCACGTACAGAAATCTGTACGTGAGGTCGGGCCATGTCAACCAGCTTCACTCAGCGGGAGGCGGCCAGCGTCTCGAACACGTCGCCGCCGGGCGACAGCCCCATGATGTGGGTGTGGTGCCACAGCGCGTAGAACAGCAGGTGCCAGGCCCCGACCGATTCGCGCTTGCCGGCGGCGCTGCGGAACAGGGCGCAGACCCGCGACGGCTCGGCGATCTCCGCCACGCCCGGCTGCGCCGCCACCAGCGGCCCGAGCCGGTCGCCGCGCGCCGCCATCCAGGCGCCGATCGGCACGGTGAAGCCCTGCTTGCGCGCGAAGGGCCGGGCCGCCGGGCAGTGCCGGGCCAGCCATTGCCGCAGCAACCACTTGCCCAGGCCCTGCCGGACTTTCAACTCGTCGGGCAGGCGGAACGCCGCCGCCGCCACGCCGGGATCGAGGAAGGGGGTGCGCCCCTCCACCGCATGCGCCATCAGGCAGCGGTCGAGCTTGAGCAGCAGGTCGTGCGGCAGCCAGTCGGCGATGTCGGTCGCCTGCGCCGCCGCGATGCGGGTGCGCCCGCCCGCCGCGGCCCCGGCTTCCGCCGCGGCGATGCCGTCGCGCCAGGCGGCGGGGCGGGTGCGCAGCACGTCCAGCCGGTCGAAGGTGCCGCGCGCGCGCATCACCCGCCCGCCGCGCCACCACGGCCGGGCGACGCTGCGATAGCGGCCATAGCCGGCGAAGATCTCGTCGCCGCCCTCGCCGGAGAGCACCACCTTGACGTCCTGCCGGGCCCGCCGCGCCAGGAACCAGGTAGGAATGATGGCGTAGTCGGCCGCCGGATCGTCCATGCAGGCAACGATCTCCGGCAGGTGGCGCCAGACTTCGGCCTCGCTCACCTCGATGCTCTCGTGGCGGGCGCCGAGCGCCTTCGCCACCTCGGCCGCCGGCGCGCGCTCGTCGGCGGCGCCGGGCACGTCGAAGCCGGCGGTGTAGGCCAGCACCGGCTGGTCGTTCAGCCGCGCCATCATGGTCAGGATGGCAGTGCTGTCGATGCCGCCGGAGAGGAACATGCCGTACGGCACGTCGCTGCGCTGGTGCAGGTCGACGCTTTCCTCCAGCGCCCGGTCGAGTCGCCGCAGCGCGGTGTCCTCGTCGATCTCCTCCGGCCCGCCTTCGGGCAAGGCCGCGATGCGCCGGCGCTCCAGCACGTGGCCATCGGCGCAGACCAGGGTTTCGCCGGGCAGCAAGCGGCGGATGCCCTCGAAGATCGTTTCGGATCCGGTGGTGAACTGCATCTGCAGCAGCTCGTCGCGTGCCGCCGGGCGCAGCCGCCGCGCCACCAGCCCCGCCTCCAGCAGGGCCCGCGGTTCGGAGGCGAAGGCCAGTCCGGCCGGTGTCTCGGCGGTATAGAGCGACTTGATGCCGAACGGGTCGCGCGACAGGCAGACCGTGCGCGCGGCGCGGTCGTGGATGGCGATCGCGTACATGCCGCGCAGGTGCCGGGCGAAGTCGGCGCCTTCGCGCAGGAACAGGTGCAGCGGCGGTTCGTTGTCGCTGTGGGTGGCGAAGCGCGTGTCCGGCAGCTCCGCCCGCAATTCCCGGTAATTATAGACCTCGCCGTTGCCGACCAGCGCCGCCGAGCCGGCGAACAGCGGCTGGTCGCCGCCGGCGAGGTCGATGATGGCCAGCCGCGTGTGCACCAGCGCGACCCGCCCGACCACGGCATGCCCCGATCCGTCGGGGCCACGATGCGCGAGCGCGCGGGCCAGCGTTTCCAGCACACCGGTCTGCGGTGCCGCCGCGTCAGGAAGGGCGAGGATGCCGGCGATGCCGCACATCAGGGGCGAATCCGGGCAGTGACAGGGGCCATGGCCCGAGCTGGATAGCACCCGCAAACCATTCTGTCTTGCCACGCTCCCGCCGCTTCCCATGTCCCTGCCATGACCCGTCTCGCGCATCTGTCCTCTCGCGGCGTGGTGGAAGTCGGCGGCGAGGACCGCGTGACCTTCCTCCAGGGCCTGGTTTCCAACGACGTGGCCCAGGCCGCGCCCGGCCGGGCGGTGTGGGCCGCCCTGCTGACGCCGCAAGGTAAGTGGCTTGCGGATTTCTTCATCCTCGACGACGGCACGCGGCTGCTGCTCGACTGCGTGCGCGCCCAGGTGCCGATGCTGCTGGCGCGACTGGCGCGCTTTCGGCTGCGCGCGCGGGTCGGCCTGCGCGATGCCTCGGAGGACCTGGCGGTGCACGTGGCCTGGGAGGGCAGGCCGTCGCTGCCGTCCGATGCGCTGATCGCCCCGGATCCCCGTCTGCCGGAGGCGGGCTGGCGCGTGCTGGCCCCCGCCCCGCTGCCGGGCGATGCCGGCGCGGCGGCGTGGGATGCGCACCGGCTTGCCCTGGGACTGCCCGAGGCCGACGACCTGGAAGCGGAGAAGACGGTATTGCTGGAGGCCGGCTTCGACGAACTGCAGGGCGTGTCCTGGAGCAAGGGCTGCTACATGGGCCAGGAGCTGACCGCGCGCACGAAATACCGCGGCCTGGTCAAGCGCCGGCTGGTGCCGGTGGCGGTGGAGGGCGCGCTGCCCGAGCCCGGCACGCCGGTGCTGCGGGACGGGGCGGAGGTCGGCGTCATGCGCAGTGGCCAGGGAATGGCCGGGCTGGCGCTGCTGCGGCTGGAGGCGCTCGGCGCTGGCTCCCTGACCTGTGGCCCGGCCCGGCTGACGCCGCGCCCGCCTGCCTGGATGACCCTGCCGGCCGCCTGAAACGCCACCGGCCCGGGGAGGGCCCCGGGCCGGCGTGTCAGTTCGTCAGGATGACGGGGATCAGGTCCACTCGTCGTCGCTGCCGGCGCCGTCCGACCAGCCGGAGTCATCGGCGCTGGCCTGGTCCCAGCTCTGGTCGGCGACCGGCTGGTCCCAGCCGGCCTGCTGGCCGCCGCTCGACCAGCCGGAGTTGTCGGCCACGCTCTTTTCCGCCCCGCCCGCGTCATACGGGTCGGTCGCCGGGGTGGCGGCGGTGGGGGTGCTCCAGGGGCTCGCGCCTTCCGCCGGCAGGAAGCCGCTGGCGGCCGAGGACGCGGCATGGGTCGCGGCACCGCTGCCGCCCGAGAACAGGTTCATCAGCGCATGGCCCGCGACCATGCCGCCGGCCACGCCCGCCGCGGTGGTCAGGGCGCTGCCGAGGAAGCCCGAGCCGCGCTGCTGGAACATGCCGGGATTATAGCCCGGCGGGTACTGCGGCTGCGGGGGCGGGGGCGCGTACTGCTGCTGATAGGGCTGCTGCGGTCCCTGAGGCCCCTGCGGCGGCGCCGAGCGGCCCCCGCCGAACAGGCCCGAGAAGAAGCCACGGGATTCCTGCGGCTGCTGGGGCTGGCCCCAGGGCGAGGCGGCCGGCTGCTGCTGCTGCTGGGCCTGCTGCGCCTGCTGGCGCGCCTGTTGCAGTTCCCATTCCAGGCGCTGGATGCGGTTCGAGGCCTCGACCAGGGCGTGTTCCTGCACGAAGGCCATCTGGGTGATGCGATAGCGGGCTTCGGGGCTGCGCTGGAACAGATCGGCGATCAGGGCGTCGGCCTCGCGGTCGACGGGGGGCAGCGGCGGGGTCGCCTGCTGTCCGCCGGCCCCGGCCGCGAACCCGCCGCCGGGCTGGGCGCCGCCGACCCGCTGGATGAAGCGGGTGATGAGGTCGCGTTCCTCGTTCGTCATTGGGTCTCTCCGAGACTCCTGGCTGTGTCCGGCTTCGGGATGAAGCTGTTTTCGTCCGGTCCGATGTGGGGCGTGGCCATTGCGCGTTCAAGTTAAACCCGCGACAGACGAGGGCGGGATTTCGTTGATTGCCGGGAAAATATCTGCCCTGTAACTCGTTGTCACTGGTCGCAACTTGCCGTAACCGACGCCCGTCTCGCATACTGGTCGGACGACGTCCCGCGGCGGTCCGTGCCGGCGCCGGGGCATCGTGGGTCAACGTCGCCGGCCCGGGCCGGGTTCGTCCCGTCCCGTCCGTGGCATGGCCGATGCGTTCGGGTATTCTTGTTACGATCGATCCCGGCCCCTATGGTGCCCCCCCTCACACGACCGCGTCAGCCGGCATACGGATGGAAACCAACACACACGCCCAGCCAGGTTCGGCCCCGCCGAGCTTCCAGGATCTGATTCTGCGACTGCACGCCTACTGGGCGCGACAGGGTTGCGTCATCCTGCAGCCCTACGACGTTGAAATGGGGGCCGGCACCTTTCACCCGGCGACCACGTTGCGCGCACTGGGCAAGCGCCCCTGGGCGGCCGCCTATGTGCAGCCCAGCCGTCGCCCTTCGGATGGTCGTTACGGTGAAAACCCGAATCGCCTGCAGCACTACTATCAATATCAGGTGATCATCAAGCCAAGCCCGGCAGATGCCCAGCAATTGCTGCTGGATAGCTACCGGGAAATCGGGCTCGATCCGCTGCGCCACGACTTCCGCTTTGTGGAGGATGACTGGGAAAGCCCGACGCTCGGGGCGTGGGGCCTGGGATGGGAAGTCTGGTGCGACGGCATGGAGGTCGGCCAGTTCACTTATTTCCAGCAGGTTGGCGGCATCCCGACCGACCTGCCGAGCTTCGAGATGACCTACGGGCTCGAACGCCTGGCCATGTACGTGCAGGACGTCGAGAACGTCTATGACCTCGACTTCAACGGCCGCGGCGTCAAATACGGCGACGTGTTCCTGCGGGCCGAGCGCGAATACAGCGCCCATAACTTCGAGTATGCGGATACGGCGATGCTGGCCCGGCATTTCGAGGATGCCGAGCGCGAATGCGCCGCCCTGCTGGCCCGGAAGGTGGCGCTGCCCGCCTATGACCAGTGCATCAAGGCGAGCCACCTGTTCAACCTGCTCGATGCCCGTGGCGTGATCAGCGTGGCCGAACGCGCCAGCTACATCGGCCGGGTGCGCGCCCTCGCCAAGGGCTGCTGCGAGACCTGGCTTGCCGGAGAGACGGCGTGACCGCGCCCAGGCATCCCGCCCAGATAACCGTCGAGCCGGCACGCAAGGATCAGTAATGCCCGAATTCTTCCTCGAGCTGCTGAGCGAGGAAATCCCCGCCCGCATGCAGGCCCGGGCGGCCGAGGATCTCGCCCGGCTCGTGGCCGAGGCGCTCGCGCCCCTCTCGCCCGCCGACATCGCCACCTTCCACGGCCCGCGTCGCCTGGCCATCGCCGCCTCGGTGGCGCGCGGCGTCGCCGAAAG from Rhodovastum atsumiense harbors:
- a CDS encoding DUF2076 domain-containing protein → MTNEERDLITRFIQRVGGAQPGGGFAAGAGGQQATPPLPPVDREADALIADLFQRSPEARYRITQMAFVQEHALVEASNRIQRLEWELQQARQQAQQAQQQQQPAASPWGQPQQPQESRGFFSGLFGGGRSAPPQGPQGPQQPYQQQYAPPPPQPQYPPGYNPGMFQQRGSGFLGSALTTAAGVAGGMVAGHALMNLFSGGSGAATHAASSAASGFLPAEGASPWSTPTAATPATDPYDAGGAEKSVADNSGWSSGGQQAGWDQPVADQSWDQASADDSGWSDGAGSDDEWT
- a CDS encoding glycine--tRNA ligase subunit alpha — encoded protein: METNTHAQPGSAPPSFQDLILRLHAYWARQGCVILQPYDVEMGAGTFHPATTLRALGKRPWAAAYVQPSRRPSDGRYGENPNRLQHYYQYQVIIKPSPADAQQLLLDSYREIGLDPLRHDFRFVEDDWESPTLGAWGLGWEVWCDGMEVGQFTYFQQVGGIPTDLPSFEMTYGLERLAMYVQDVENVYDLDFNGRGVKYGDVFLRAEREYSAHNFEYADTAMLARHFEDAERECAALLARKVALPAYDQCIKASHLFNLLDARGVISVAERASYIGRVRALAKGCCETWLAGETA